One Desulfurispora thermophila DSM 16022 DNA segment encodes these proteins:
- a CDS encoding ATP-binding protein, with translation MVNKTIHDPKECPWKDDYFRKCEDCKNGQRTVERWEPKPHRIMYDVSACFREVRYRELLQKSGLVGIELEHTFEAAVIDEHNRAVYRRLMEWDPTQGRGIYISADKSPDNPQGNGTGKSYALHALTHRLCRMGIRCLYARTVDFLMELRAAYDENTQESEWRVLDRYIHVPVLLWDDMGKESFRTEWGPERFYYVIDARVRLGKPIVISSNFDLPEIEERFGIDNFGPAIASRLAGFCEFLKLGGPDRRLRRVK, from the coding sequence GTGGTCAATAAGACCATACACGACCCCAAGGAATGCCCATGGAAAGACGACTACTTCCGCAAGTGCGAGGACTGCAAAAACGGGCAAAGGACAGTTGAACGTTGGGAACCTAAGCCGCATCGCATTATGTACGACGTTAGTGCCTGCTTTCGGGAGGTTCGCTACCGCGAGCTCCTTCAAAAGAGCGGGCTGGTAGGCATTGAGCTTGAGCACACCTTTGAGGCGGCGGTGATAGATGAGCATAACCGGGCGGTTTACCGACGGCTTATGGAGTGGGACCCAACACAGGGGCGAGGAATATACATTTCCGCCGACAAGAGCCCTGATAACCCACAGGGGAACGGAACAGGCAAGTCTTACGCCCTCCATGCCCTCACTCACCGGCTTTGCCGCATGGGTATCCGGTGCCTGTATGCTCGCACGGTTGATTTCCTCATGGAGCTGCGTGCGGCATACGACGAAAATACCCAGGAGAGTGAATGGCGGGTGCTGGACCGTTATATCCATGTGCCAGTGCTGCTATGGGACGACATGGGAAAAGAAAGTTTCCGCACTGAGTGGGGCCCGGAGCGGTTTTACTATGTGATAGACGCCAGGGTGCGGCTTGGTAAGCCAATTGTGATAAGCTCAAACTTTGACCTGCCGGAGATAGAGGAGCGGTTTGGGATTGATAACTTTGGTCCGGCTATAGCCAGCAGGTTGGCCGGGTTCTGCGAGTTTCTTAAACTTGGTGGGCCGGACCGCAGGTTGAGGAGGGTTAAGTGA
- a CDS encoding AAA family ATPase, with amino-acid sequence MKMNKAEARILLDRAKRDPVFFVTKVLGGDPWEKQEEILKAVRDHRRVAVRACHGVGKTRVAAWVALWFLYCHKNSNFITTAPTWHQVENLLWREIAAAHASSKYPLGGKVLQTQIELGKQWFALGLSTDKPERFQGFHAEHILLIVDEASGVAQRIFEAAEGFLTSPGARLLLIGNPTQLSGEFYNAFRSPLYHKIHISAFDSPNLKAGKIIRPYLVTPEWVEEKRLKWGEDSPLWYSRVLGEFPEQGDDTLIPLAWIEAAQQRWQMTPRGEPVELGVDVARYGTDTTVIILRQGSKAEVIAQLRGQDTMEVTGAVINALRETGAKVAKVDVIGLGAGVADRLKEQRYPVQEMNAGEAAQDKERFVNKRAEWYWALRERFQVGDIAIPPDDELASQLASLKYKFDSRGRIQVESKEDMRKRGLPSPDKADALMLAFAPTQSLTLKAAPRIIGRNSIAGIAW; translated from the coding sequence ATGAAGATGAATAAAGCCGAAGCAAGAATTCTCCTCGACCGTGCAAAAAGGGACCCAGTATTCTTTGTCACCAAGGTACTTGGCGGTGACCCATGGGAAAAGCAGGAGGAAATCCTGAAGGCAGTTAGAGACCATCGACGTGTGGCCGTCCGGGCCTGCCATGGCGTAGGAAAGACCAGGGTAGCTGCTTGGGTGGCCTTGTGGTTTCTATACTGCCACAAAAACAGCAATTTTATAACAACCGCTCCTACATGGCACCAGGTGGAAAACTTGCTCTGGCGAGAAATAGCAGCTGCACATGCCAGTTCAAAGTATCCGCTTGGGGGTAAGGTTCTACAAACGCAGATTGAACTCGGAAAACAGTGGTTTGCCCTGGGGTTATCGACCGACAAGCCGGAGCGGTTCCAAGGATTTCACGCCGAGCATATCCTGCTGATAGTGGACGAGGCCAGCGGCGTTGCCCAGCGCATATTTGAAGCAGCGGAAGGTTTTCTTACAAGCCCTGGAGCAAGGCTTTTGCTTATCGGGAACCCGACACAGCTTTCCGGTGAATTTTACAATGCCTTTCGGTCGCCCCTGTACCACAAGATACACATTAGTGCGTTCGATAGTCCTAATCTTAAGGCTGGAAAGATTATCCGGCCTTATTTAGTTACCCCGGAATGGGTAGAAGAGAAGCGGCTCAAGTGGGGGGAAGATAGCCCGCTGTGGTACAGCAGAGTGCTGGGAGAATTCCCGGAACAAGGCGACGATACGCTTATCCCACTTGCCTGGATTGAAGCGGCACAGCAAAGGTGGCAAATGACGCCGCGCGGAGAACCGGTAGAGCTCGGCGTAGACGTTGCCCGCTATGGCACGGATACTACAGTTATCATATTGCGCCAGGGCAGTAAAGCTGAAGTTATTGCCCAGCTTCGTGGCCAGGACACAATGGAAGTCACCGGCGCGGTTATCAATGCTTTAAGAGAAACTGGGGCTAAAGTTGCCAAGGTAGATGTAATCGGTCTTGGGGCTGGTGTGGCAGACCGTCTAAAAGAGCAGCGTTATCCGGTTCAGGAAATGAATGCCGGCGAAGCGGCCCAAGATAAAGAGCGGTTCGTTAATAAGAGGGCCGAATGGTACTGGGCTTTACGAGAAAGATTTCAGGTTGGCGATATTGCCATCCCTCCGGATGATGAGCTGGCTTCTCAGCTCGCAAGTTTGAAGTATAAGTTCGACAGCAGGGGCCGCATACAGGTTGAGAGCAAAGAAGATATGCGAAAACGAGGGCTGCCCAGCCCCGATAAAGCCGATGCCCTTATGCTTGCTTTTGCGCCAACCCAGTCGCTCACTTTGAAGGCGGCTCCTAGAATAATAGGCCGGAACAGCATAGCCGGCATAGCGTGGTGA
- a CDS encoding sigma-70 family RNA polymerase sigma factor: protein MREELRGLVEEYCQSLALVRKAIRRAEKEGRERDLSLLRGMERDLEWTIEYMVTGYPPEPSRPRRYIPIDPQKAITLLRYQPQPEPTLKVEKVRLQILEALDILSEREREAFLMVVGEGLSYGETAKYMGVSKATVQEYVRRAKEKISARRVIRSAPKG from the coding sequence TTGAGAGAAGAGCTCCGGGGACTTGTGGAAGAGTATTGCCAATCACTGGCGTTGGTAAGGAAGGCTATCCGCAGGGCGGAGAAAGAAGGCCGTGAGCGTGATTTATCGCTCCTCCGTGGCATGGAGCGTGACCTGGAGTGGACGATTGAGTATATGGTGACCGGCTATCCACCAGAGCCGAGCCGCCCCCGCCGCTATATTCCGATTGACCCGCAGAAGGCTATTACATTGTTACGTTATCAACCACAACCGGAGCCGACATTGAAAGTAGAGAAAGTTAGGCTGCAAATACTGGAGGCGCTGGATATTTTGAGCGAAAGAGAGCGGGAGGCGTTTTTGATGGTGGTAGGTGAAGGGCTCTCATATGGGGAGACTGCAAAGTATATGGGCGTGAGCAAGGCCACGGTCCAGGAATATGTCAGGCGGGCAAAAGAAAAGATTTCTGCACGGCGTGTCATACGGTCTGCACCTAAAGGGTGA
- a CDS encoding phage portal protein family protein codes for MSVQSGQLGSQLNWVLSQIDGTVFNPDSISVQEYQRMLDTDETVGAAFDFLVLVVLTMLGEYHHENPQIAQFVHDALEQMKGSFIRTLEDMLSYLWAGFSVTEIVWNPEGTTVKLEKLATYHPATISFRVDDSGNLKEIVQRRLFAAQEAVIPPDKAVLLVRGGRFGNLYGQSLFKRIRKNWLLKDAFLKMWGRALDKFGTPLVVAVVPDAEVKDPETGEDIHQLDYAVKVLANLQNGTALAFAKSADQAPDIKALTTGGAGVGEAFSQAIQYLNKMICRGLLIPSLVIDEGMRTGSYALGASHFDAFYLAARAIYQDLTENLLEQLIRRLIDYNFGPQTDYGTFTEQPPDAESMKLYAEAFRQLVDAGFLDPQVAEDLRWARSKLGLPDREPASVVAQAAIDAFPRYLRAPEGGEE; via the coding sequence ATGAGTGTACAATCTGGTCAATTAGGCAGCCAGCTAAACTGGGTTCTATCTCAGATTGACGGCACTGTTTTCAACCCCGATAGCATCAGCGTCCAAGAGTACCAGCGGATGCTGGACACGGACGAAACCGTAGGCGCTGCGTTTGACTTTCTGGTTCTTGTAGTGCTCACCATGTTGGGCGAGTACCACCACGAAAACCCGCAGATAGCTCAATTCGTCCATGATGCCCTTGAGCAGATGAAAGGGTCATTTATACGAACGCTGGAGGATATGCTTTCTTACCTTTGGGCAGGGTTTTCGGTGACCGAGATAGTCTGGAACCCGGAAGGCACAACAGTAAAGCTCGAAAAACTGGCCACTTACCACCCGGCCACGATTTCCTTCCGGGTAGACGATAGTGGCAACCTGAAGGAGATAGTGCAAAGGCGGCTATTTGCAGCCCAGGAAGCTGTTATACCGCCGGACAAGGCGGTGCTTTTAGTTAGAGGCGGGCGTTTCGGGAACCTCTATGGTCAAAGCCTGTTTAAGCGCATCCGAAAAAATTGGCTTTTAAAGGATGCCTTCTTAAAGATGTGGGGCCGTGCTCTGGACAAATTCGGCACTCCTCTGGTGGTGGCCGTGGTCCCGGACGCCGAGGTTAAGGACCCGGAAACCGGTGAGGACATTCATCAGCTCGACTACGCCGTAAAGGTGCTGGCAAACCTCCAAAACGGTACAGCTTTGGCGTTCGCGAAAAGCGCTGACCAGGCACCGGATATAAAGGCGCTCACTACCGGCGGAGCCGGGGTTGGCGAAGCCTTTAGCCAGGCCATCCAGTACCTCAACAAGATGATTTGCCGGGGGTTATTAATCCCCAGCCTGGTCATAGACGAGGGTATGCGCACTGGGTCCTATGCCCTGGGGGCATCGCATTTTGATGCTTTCTACCTGGCGGCCAGGGCGATATACCAGGACCTCACCGAGAACCTGCTGGAGCAGCTTATCCGCAGGCTTATTGACTACAATTTTGGCCCGCAGACGGACTACGGTACCTTCACGGAGCAGCCACCAGATGCGGAAAGCATGAAGCTTTACGCCGAGGCATTTCGACAGCTCGTGGATGCTGGATTCCTGGACCCGCAGGTGGCCGAGGATTTGCGGTGGGCCCGCTCTAAACTGGGGCTCCCTGACCGGGAACCTGCTTCGGTAGTGGCTCAGGCTGCGATAGACGCATTCCCCCGCTACCTGCGTGCACCGGAAGGTGGTGAGGAATGA